In the genome of Sulfurimonas autotrophica DSM 16294, the window ACAAAGCCTACCTGCAGGAGTGATTCGCTAAACGTGTTACATGTAAGCTTGTAATCTTTTTGGATTTTTTCTTTCGTGAGAATTTTTGATTCATTCAGAGATAACTCATATATAAATCCGGCTTCCAGATCAAAGCCGAGTTCACACAGCTTACCTTGCATCTTTTCATTAAAGCGTGTTGCCCAAAAATGAAGTGTTATACTTGTAAACTTCAGCGCTTTTTCTAAAAGCTCAAGTTCAAAGTTTGTCAAATGCCCGTCAAGTTGAATTACAATATTTTTATGTGTTTTTGCATAGACCTCATTAAATTCGTAAAGCTTTGGCAAAAAGATTCTATCTAACAGTTTTCTTTCATCACATAATTTTTCATAGCGTTTATATAACTCTTGCAAAATTGCAATATGTTCTTCATATTCTGCATATACATCAGCATTACAGAGCTGATGTATATCGTAAAGTTCAGCGCTCAGCTCTTCAAAAAATTTAAATATATAAGAGCTGTTTTTTGTAAAAGTAAAAAAGTTTCGCTCGATTTGCAGAGCTGAAAAATCTTTAAAGTCTGATGCTTCAAGTAAAAGAAGCACTCTGCTGTCTTCATCTATAAATTTATAATCTTTAACAAGTGTGAGTTTGGATATAAAATCACTCATGGTGATATAGTTGGGTAAAAAAAGAGTCTGGCTCTCTTGTGTAAGCTGCTCGTGACGGATTGCACGAGCAGAGGGAAGAACTATGGTTGATTCATCCATAGTTTAATATTGTGAAGCCTCTTGAATACTTCTATCATTTATAATTCTCGTATCGGTTTTTATCGCATAAAATCTGCTTTTATCGCCGATATCCACTTTTAACAATAAATTCCAAACACCTACTTTTGGAAACTTTACATCATGGAAAACATAAACATTCTCTTCAAATTCCGGATTTTTCAATGTTTTAGTATATGTCTCAACCTCAGGACGACTTATTTCTAAAAGCATCTTTGCGCCTTTTACTGCTTTGCCGTCTTTGGTTGTCAGGGCATACTTCACATCACAGCCGTTTTGTGAAATTTTGTCTGAAACATATTTCAGCTTGTAATCTTTATCAAAAGCAATTCGTGATTTAATCAGCTTGTTTGCATTTGCATCTGCATCCTGATAGTTCGTCATATAGGCGTCACTCGGCTGTATATCAGCTTTGCCTGTTTCTATTATTGTCCATATACCTAAACCGAATACTCCCGCAATTGCCAGCCCAATTGCATAGGGCCAAAGTTTACCACTTTTTATAATGCTCATTTTTATGCCTTCTTTTATAAACAATTCTTCTTATATACATAATAATACCATATAAAACAAAACCATAGAACAATAGTTTTACAAAAAAGAGTGTTGTTTGGTTTGTATCGCCAAAATCATTCTCCAACTTTACATTTTTGCTACGCGCTATTTGCTGTGCGATATCAAGATAACCGTTAAACATTGCAGCAGAGTACTTCCCTGTAATTTCACCCTTCTTCGCTTTACCACCGAGTAAAGGAAGGATGGAACCATCACTATGTGTCATAATATCTTTAAAATCATTCCAGTTTTTTGCATACATGACACCCATTAAAAATGCCTGTACTTTTGATGCAACCGGGCTTAAAATACCTTTCTTGTCAAAATACTTATATAAAGATTCATCATTAGCTAAAATATCAACCTGCTTGTTCATTTCTGTAAATGTAAGAAGTACAGTAGGTTGGTTAAATTGTTTAAGAAGATTTTTTTCATAAACAACAATATTTTCACCATTTGGTAGTTCTCTTAGTATTACCAGCCGCAATGTAATACCCGTTTTTTTGTATAATTCGCTTCCTAGAGCCTCAACTTCTTCACTGAACTTAGGGTTATGAATTATTTCATCTTTATATAAATACTCTGCAAATAAATGTGTTTGAAACAATATGATGAGGGTGAGGGCATAAAGCCCTCTTGTTAAAATATTCAATGAATTTCCTAACCGATATAAAGGTGATTAGGAGTTACTACGGCCCACAAAGTATATACTGCCATGATTACTAGACCCCATGAAATAATTTTTTCCATTTCTAGACTCCTTATTTTGCGTCTACAACATGATCAGCCATTGTTGATACAGTGTGACCTGAACCAAAACCAATACCTGAACCGATAGACTTTTCATCTTTTATTTTATAAAAGTTTTGAGCCTGCGCATGTTGTACACTTACTGCATTAACACTTAAAAAAGCCAGTATGCTAAGTAGCAGAACAGTTGCAATCAGCATTCCTGTAACACCGTCAAGAGCGAAAACACTTCTATTTTCATTCATGTTACTCTCCTTTGCTTAAGCTCATTACATATGCTGCAATAGCTTCTTTTTGTTTAGGGTTCAATCTATCCATTGCAGGCATTTTACCGATTGCACCTTGTTTGCCGTTATCTAATACGTTAATGACCAGTTGTTTATTCCAAGTAGCGATATCCGGAGCAACGTACGCCATACCTTTACCGTCAGGACCGTGACATGCAGCACATACATTAGCAAACACATTTGCACCTGCACTGTTTGTATCTTTAAGACCACCCGCAACATACTTAGCAACTTCATCAATCTCTTTGTCAGTGATTAACGCACCTGTTTCAGCATTAAACAGACCATTACGATCCGGCATCGGCATTTCAGTACCTAAAAGTTTATTATTAGAACCGTGGTTAATAACATATTTGATACTTTTTTCTGAAATTCTTTGATTTAAATCAGCAGCATCAATTTCATTGTTACCATCAGCATTCAGACCGTGACAAGCAACACATTCAACAAGGTAAACTGATTCACCCATATTTACAAGTTGTTCGCCTTTGATGTTTGCATATTTCTTTTCAAATTCAGCATCTTTTTCTTTTACTTCTTCATTGTATTGTCCAATTTGAGAAAAAGCATTTACCGGATAACCGATTGTGAAGTACCACATACCCCAAATCATCGTGCCTAAAAACATAATTGCCCAACCAAAAGGTACCGGGTTTTTATATTCACCTATATTGTCCCATGATTCATCTGCCAACTCACCGCTTGCGTGGTCAACCTGCATTTGACGCACATACTTGATTACAACAAAAATTGTAATAATTACAAGCGCAACTGCACCTGCAATAGCAAGCATATTGACGATATCACCATTGAGACCACCTTTTTGGTATCCAACTGTTGCATATGTTGCACCCAACATTGCTGCAGTTATGATAATTCCCCAAAGATAAAGCTTATTCATATATCTCTCCTATTTTTCTTTATCGCGTGATACAGGTTTTACCGGAGTATCACCTATATCATCTTTCAGTGCCATATCACTATAGTGCTCATAATCAACTCCGGTAGAGTCTTTCCTTTTTGTATAAAGATGATAAACATACGAGTATGTTCCTACCACCAAAAACAGTATTAAAAAGAAATACGCATACGCTGCAAATTCATTAAAATCCACTATAAAACACCTTTCCTATTTCAGACTGTTTAAATATGCAATTAAAGCAACTATCTCAGGTACTTCACCACGTGCCACTGCATCTTTAACGTCTTGATCTTTCATTTTTGATGTAATCTCTTTTGCTTCTGCCAATGCCATAGCATGTGCTCCGGCAACAGAATCTGCCATTTTAACTACTGTAGTTGATCCATCTTTCATAGGAACAGGTTTGTTATATGGTACACCAAAGAATTCTGCATTTGTCAACTGTGTAGCATATGCAGTATCTATATCTGCATTGTTTGTATACAACCATGCATAGCCGGGCATAATACTTGACGGCATTACAGACTTAGGATTTTTCATGTGATTTTCATGCCACTCTGTAGTTCTATAGTTACCTACTCTGTGTAAATCCGGACCGGTTCTTTTAGACCCCCAAAGAAATGGTCTGTCATATGCATACTCACCACTTAAAGAGTAGTGACCGTAACGGTCAGTCTCAGCTTTAAACGGACGAATCAACTGTGAATGACATGCATTACAGCTATTTTTAATATACACGTCACGACCAGCTTGCTCTAGTAAAGTTATCGGCTTCGTTCCGATAACTGGACGAGAAGCCTGAGCAAAGTTTGGCACGATTTCAATCAAACCGGCAAAAGCAATTGTAACGAATACACCTACCGCGAAAAAGAACGGATGTTTTTCTAACCAATGAAACATAATATAAACTCCTTTCTATTAAGCGCCCATAGGCGATGCATTTTGAAGCTCAGACTCTTCAACAGGGCGAGCAGACATAGTTTTATAAATGTTATAAGCAAACATAAAGAAACCAACTAAGTATAACAATCCACCTGTACCACGTAGTGCATAGTAAGGGTGTAAAACATCAACAGTATCCATGAATGAGTACGCTAAGTTACCAAATTCATCGTGAGCACGCCACATCATACCTTGAGTAATACCTGCAATCCACATAGAAGTAAAGTATAATACGATACCTAATGTTTGAATCCAGAATTGTGCAGCCATAAGACCTTTTGAATATAACTCACGTTTGAATACACGTGGAGCCATATGGTAAAGTGCAGCTATGATCATGAACCCAACCCAACCAAGAGTACCATCATGAACGTGACCAACAATCCAGTCAGTAAAGTGTGCAATAGCATTTACAGATTTAATCGCTTGAATAGGACCTTCTAATGTTGAGAACATATAAAATGTTGAAGCAAGAACCATGAATTTAATCAATGGAGATGCCGCAACCTGTTGCCATTCACCCTTCATTGTAAGAAGCATATTGATCGCTGAACCCCATGACGGCAAAATAAGAATTACTGAGAAAACAGAACCCATAGTCTGCATCCAGTCAGGAACAGTTGAATAAAGAAGGTGGTGACCACCAGCCCATAGATACACAAACATTAGACCCCAGAATGCAAGTAAAGACAATTTATATGAATAGATAGCCTGACCAGATTCTTTTGGCAAAAAGTAGTAAATCATAGCAATAATAGGCACAGTAAATACGAATGCAACAGCATTGTGTCCATACCACCATTGAACTAGTGCATCATTTGTACCGGCATACATAGAAATTGAGTGATACCATGCACCGATGCCGCTTTCACCTGCAGCAGATGTTGCTAACATTGTAGGGATTTCCATATTATTAAACAGATAAAGCATAGCCACACCTAAGAATGTAGCAATATAATACCAGATTGAGATATAAAGTGATTTTTCACGGCGAATACCGATAAGACCGAAAATACTAATACCCCATAGTACCCATACCACAACAATAGCAATGTCAATAGGCCATTCAAATTCAGCGTATTCTTTAGAAGTTGTAATACCCATAAATAATGAAACAACAACTGCGGTAACACCTAAAATATAAAGCCAGAAATGTAATTTTGCAATAAACATTAAAAACTTAGATTCAGCCATAGATACCTTAAGTACCCTTTGACCAACATAATACCAAGTGGCCCAAATACCACTTAACGTAAAACCAAATGCAACTGCATCAGTGTGCAATGGACGAAGACGACTAAAGTTTGTATATTCTGCAAGACCGCTTCCAAGAACTGTATTTAGTCCCGGGAATGCTAGTTCAAATGCAATAAATACACCGATACTCATACCAACAATTCCTAAAATAATTGTTGTCAACATGAACATCTTTGCAACCGTATAGTCGTACTCTAATGGACGATTCTCCATATATAGCCTCCTTAAGATTCAAAGCAATTAAGTCTTTTAAATGCGTCATCACACTTAAAAGACTAATCAACGCTCTTATATTAGCAATAGATTTGTTTAATCTATCTTAAAAGTGACATGAAAATGACACTTTTCTTAATATTATTCTAAAAGTAAACAATTAATTGAGAAATACTTGGTTAATGTAAGAAAATAATGAAAAAAGAGCGAGTTTTATCTTTTTATCAAAGATAAAAACTCATTGAAAATATAGCGGCTCTCTTTTGGTCCGGGAGAAGCTTCCGGATGATGCTGCACAGAGAATACAGGAGCTTCATTGTAGCAAAGACCCTCGATAGTGCCGTCAAAAAGATTTGTATGTGTTACTGACGCAATTTCGACAATATTATCAGGTACATTATAGTTATGATTTTGAGCCGTAATCTCTACCAA includes:
- a CDS encoding FixH family protein; the encoded protein is MSIIKSGKLWPYAIGLAIAGVFGLGIWTIIETGKADIQPSDAYMTNYQDADANANKLIKSRIAFDKDYKLKYVSDKISQNGCDVKYALTTKDGKAVKGAKMLLEISRPEVETYTKTLKNPEFEENVYVFHDVKFPKVGVWNLLLKVDIGDKSRFYAIKTDTRIINDRSIQEASQY
- a CDS encoding DUF4006 family protein; its protein translation is MNENRSVFALDGVTGMLIATVLLLSILAFLSVNAVSVQHAQAQNFYKIKDEKSIGSGIGFGSGHTVSTMADHVVDAK
- a CDS encoding c-type cytochrome — translated: MNKLYLWGIIITAAMLGATYATVGYQKGGLNGDIVNMLAIAGAVALVIITIFVVIKYVRQMQVDHASGELADESWDNIGEYKNPVPFGWAIMFLGTMIWGMWYFTIGYPVNAFSQIGQYNEEVKEKDAEFEKKYANIKGEQLVNMGESVYLVECVACHGLNADGNNEIDAADLNQRISEKSIKYVINHGSNNKLLGTEMPMPDRNGLFNAETGALITDKEIDEVAKYVAGGLKDTNSAGANVFANVCAACHGPDGKGMAYVAPDIATWNKQLVINVLDNGKQGAIGKMPAMDRLNPKQKEAIAAYVMSLSKGE
- a CDS encoding CcoQ/FixQ family Cbb3-type cytochrome c oxidase assembly chaperone codes for the protein MDFNEFAAYAYFFLILFLVVGTYSYVYHLYTKRKDSTGVDYEHYSDMALKDDIGDTPVKPVSRDKEK
- the ccoO gene encoding cytochrome-c oxidase, cbb3-type subunit II; this translates as MFHWLEKHPFFFAVGVFVTIAFAGLIEIVPNFAQASRPVIGTKPITLLEQAGRDVYIKNSCNACHSQLIRPFKAETDRYGHYSLSGEYAYDRPFLWGSKRTGPDLHRVGNYRTTEWHENHMKNPKSVMPSSIMPGYAWLYTNNADIDTAYATQLTNAEFFGVPYNKPVPMKDGSTTVVKMADSVAGAHAMALAEAKEITSKMKDQDVKDAVARGEVPEIVALIAYLNSLK
- the ccoN gene encoding cytochrome-c oxidase, cbb3-type subunit I, translating into MENRPLEYDYTVAKMFMLTTIILGIVGMSIGVFIAFELAFPGLNTVLGSGLAEYTNFSRLRPLHTDAVAFGFTLSGIWATWYYVGQRVLKVSMAESKFLMFIAKLHFWLYILGVTAVVVSLFMGITTSKEYAEFEWPIDIAIVVVWVLWGISIFGLIGIRREKSLYISIWYYIATFLGVAMLYLFNNMEIPTMLATSAAGESGIGAWYHSISMYAGTNDALVQWWYGHNAVAFVFTVPIIAMIYYFLPKESGQAIYSYKLSLLAFWGLMFVYLWAGGHHLLYSTVPDWMQTMGSVFSVILILPSWGSAINMLLTMKGEWQQVAASPLIKFMVLASTFYMFSTLEGPIQAIKSVNAIAHFTDWIVGHVHDGTLGWVGFMIIAALYHMAPRVFKRELYSKGLMAAQFWIQTLGIVLYFTSMWIAGITQGMMWRAHDEFGNLAYSFMDTVDVLHPYYALRGTGGLLYLVGFFMFAYNIYKTMSARPVEESELQNASPMGA